The DNA window CCTGAATTTCAGGCATTTTATGATCTCCATAAAGACAATTCCAGAGTTGCGTTTATTGCAGCATCAACTGATCGTGAGCTGGATAAGGTCAAACCCTTTATTCAGGAATTGGGATTTACCTTTCCCGTGGCCTATGCCGGTGAAAGTGCTACAAAATTTGGGGTGGAAGGCATCCCAAGTTTGTTTATAATAGGGCCATCAGGAAAAATCCGTTACAAGATCGTGGGCTTTGATCCGGACAAAGACTTTGTCAGGGAGATGAGCTGGCGTTTGGAAAGTTTGTTGGATAGTTAACAGAACAGGTGTGAGGAGCGTAGAATGAGTCGTAAAATATTATTGGTGTTACTTATTTTGAGTGTGGCTTTTACTTTTGGTCAGGAAGCCAAGACTGGCTGGGGCTTCGGTGGCGTACCGGCTGTCGCTTATAACTCAGATACTGGTTTTCTTTATGGAATTGTGTTTGAAGCCTACAATTATGGTGATGGGTCGCATTCACCGGACTATGATTATACCATCAAACCAACCTGGACCCGTACTACCAAGGGGAGTGGTGCCAATGAACTCTTCTTCGACTCAAAATATCTTTTACCTCACGATATACGCATTACAGCTTATGCAGGTTATCTAACAGAACAGGCTCTGCCTTTCTATGGTTTTAATGGCTATGAAGCGAACTATATCCCTGGTTTTGAAGTGGGTGATTCAAGCAATTACAAAACGCGTATGTATTACCGTCATGAAAGAAACACTTTGCGGTTGACTGCCGATTTCCAGAAAAGTGTTTTGAGCGAAAACCTACGAGCCATTGCTGGATTTGGCTATATCAGTTCAGAGGTCGCTCCTGTTGATATCGATGTGCTGAATGAAGATCAGGAAGATGCTGATAAATTGCCTGATGTTCCCGCTTTGTACGATGAATATGTTACTGCAGGGTATATTGGTGTTGAGGAAGCAGATGGCGGACTCACTCCCTATATCAAGTTGGGTCTGGTTTATGATACGCGTGATAATGAGCCTAATCCCATGAGTGGTATCTGGACTGAAGCTTTGTTCACAACTTATCCTGGTTTTTTGGGAAGCGATTTTGATTTTTCAACTTTAACTGCTACGCATCGTCAGTATTTCACCCTCATGGAGAATGATCTTTCTTTTGCTTATCGTTTGGGCTATCAGCAGAATTTTGGAGACATACCCTTCTTCATGCTGCCTTATTACCAGAGCAGCTACAAGGTCACGGAAGGGTTGGGAGGTTCTAAATCACTCCGTGGTATTCTTAAAAATCGTATTGTTGGCAATGCTATTGTCATGGCAAATATGGAAGTACGTTGGAAGTTTTTCAGGACCGTTGTTGGTGGACAGAATCTGTATCTCGCCTTGAATGGTTTTGGAGATTTTGGTCAAGTGATCACACCTTATGAGGTTGATGGACAGACGCTGCCCATGGCTGCCGATGAGGGTTTGCATGTTGCTTTTGGTGGCGGACTCAGAATTGTACTCAACGAGAACTTCATTATTGCAGTCGATCAGGGTTATGCCTCCGAACCTCAAGATGGAACATCCGGTTTATACATTGGTTTGGGGTATTTGTACTAAACGACTCAAAACCTGAATCAGATTTTAAAGGCGTAGTGTAAAAACTGCGCCTTTTTAATTCATAATAAGTTTGTCACATGCCGATTCCATTTTGGATTCCGTTTGTGTTTATTACTTTACAATCGCTATCAAATATTTTTTTTGAACATTCATAAATAGTCCAATGCATGGGAAATCGGTCGGAGTATAACTTTGGTCGGAAATCTTTCGCAAAACCTAAATATGGGAGAAAAGCATGATCAAGTTTAGTAAACAGCAGCTTAAAATTCCCCAGATGAGCAAAGATGTTTATCTGGTAACCGGAGGGATGTCAAAGTTTGACAGAGCTATCCCGGAAAAGCGGACAGAAGAGCTGGTTATTGATTCATTTATAGAAGCTGCCGAATTTATCAACAAAACTCCTGAAGAGTTGAAAAAATATATTCATAGCTGCTACTATGGTCATTTTGCTGACCATTTTGGTGATCAATTACTGGGTGAGTCTGTTATTCATGATCGTCTGGGATTGGATCCTCTGGGAAATATTGGAGTCAAAACAGGGGGTGCCACCGGTGGTTCCACAATCTGGGAAGCTTATAAAGCCGTTGCCTCAGGCTATTCAGATACTGCCCTGGCCATGGGTTGGGAGCGCATGGATGAAGTGCCTACTGATGAAGGAAATCATCTGATTGCTTCTGCCGCGGATAAGGATTGGGAAACCCCCATGGGGCACATCTATACTGGTTACTACGCGGTAATGGCTCAGAAATACTGGCAGGTTTTTGGTAAGCAGGAAGACTCATTCAGAAGGACATTGGCTGAGATTGCCGTGAAGAACAAGGGCTACGCCCGGATGAATCCCCATGCCCAGAGCCCCATGAAGATCACCGTGGAAGATGTTCTCAATTCGCCCATCGTAGCGAACCCTCTGCGGGCTTTGGATTGTTGTTTGATGAGTGTGGGAGCATCCTGTGTGATCCTGGCGGACAAGAAGACTGCCTACGAGTTAACTGACAATCCGCTGTTGATCTATTCATCCGCCGGTACCCATACTCTGAGAGTGGCTGATCGTCGGGATATGGATATTCCATTACTGCCCAATGAAACTGCCGATCAATACAAGGATCTGGGGAAACGTTTTCCAGGTGGTGATCGTTATCCTGGTTTTACTGGTTTTCTGGCCGCTCGCATGGCCGCCTATTATGCTTATGGTATGGCTGGTATCGTTGATCCCATGGAAGATCTGGATCTGGTTGAGCTCCACGATGCTTTTACAATAAGTGATATTCAAACCTATGAAGATATTGGCATCAAACCTTATGGTGAAGGCCGCAAGTATGTGGAATCTGGTGAGTGCTATCATACCAATCCTCTCACAGGAAAACCGGGTAAATTGCCGGCAAACCTCTCAGGTGGACTCATTGGCAATATGCATGCTGTCGGTGCAACCGGGATCATGCAGGTGGTTGAGATCGCTCAACATCTGTGGGGTCGCTGGGCTGAAATGCACGGTGATGAAGCCAAATGGAAACGCTTTAATCGAACCAAACCCGATGATTGGACTGATCTACAGGTAAAAGGTGCCAAGCGAGCCCTGGCCATCAGTCATGCCGGTGTGGGTTCCCACGTTACCGCAACGGTGCTGGTGCACCCGGACCATCGGTTGGAAAGGAAGGGCTAAGATGAGTGTTGAGAATAGAGGATCTGTCAAGGTCGAAAATGGTCGCTATCGTGTCAGTGGAAATTTCCACTATGGTTATCCAAATTCTCCTATCAGAGATGAGAGTGGGAAACTAGTTGGGGTTACTAATCCTGCTGATATGACCCACATTCATACCTACGGGGGAGAAGCACCTTTTTTCGAAGGTCTGAGCAAGCAGAAATTACTGGGCACCAAGTGTGCCAATCCCAAATGTGAAACCCATGGATCCATCTATATTCCATACCGGATCCATTGTCCCGATTGCCTCATGCGTTGTGAGGAAGTGGATCTCACAGAATTGGCTCGTAAGGGAGCTACTGTTCATACCTTCATGATCACGGAACGTACAGGCGCATTCAATACACTTGAAAAGCCGATCCGTTTTGTAAACGTGGAGTTTGAAGGTGTGTCCACGATCCTCATGGGTTATCTCTCCATCGGTGAGCCAAAGATAGGTATGAAAGTGGTGCCCATCTTTCAGACGAAGAATCCTACGTACACCATCATGGATCTTTCATGGGTTCCTCAAGGTACTGCTGCAGCAGAGCTCCCGGAAGGGTTCAAGTTTTAACTGAATACTGCACAAAAAATGATAAGAAGAGACTGCTGCAAAGTGGTCTCTTTTTTTGTAAAAATCCTAGTAAAGTGGCAAATGGCGCATATATTAACGTCAGATGGCGTAATTGGTGCTATTTGGAGGTTACATGGTTGATTATCCGACAACAGAAGATCAGGAAGTTTTCAGGGAGCAGCTCAGGGTTAGTGAATCCATGGGGAATAAGTATGTAAGCCTGGTAGGGCTACGTGATTATGAGACCCCTGCTTTAGTAGGTGTTCTACAAGAGGGGTTAGCTTTTGAGGCGTTTGAGCATTTTGCGGTCAACCTGGGGCTTCCCAAAGATGAGTTACTCAATTTACTCCAACTGCCATTGCGTACCTTGCAACGTCGCAAAAAGGAGGGGGTGCTCCATCCCGATGAATCCGATCGCCTTTTGCGGGCAGCCCGGGTATTTGCACACGTTGTCGCTCTCTTTGATGGTAATTATATCATCGCCCGCGAATGGTTTGCAAAGCCACTTCAAGCACTGGGAGGCTCATCACCTCTTGAATTTGCCAGTACGGAGCTTGGCGCCCGAGAGGTAGAAATAATTATCGGTCGCCTGGAGCATGGTATTCCCCTGTGACCTTGTCGATCTGGAGGGTCATTAACAATCGTTATGCTCATTTAGGACTATCGGGTGAAGGCGCTCGTTTATATGGCGGGCGCTGGACCAGTCC is part of the Candidatus Neomarinimicrobiota bacterium genome and encodes:
- a CDS encoding antitoxin Xre-like helix-turn-helix domain-containing protein; amino-acid sequence: MVDYPTTEDQEVFREQLRVSESMGNKYVSLVGLRDYETPALVGVLQEGLAFEAFEHFAVNLGLPKDELLNLLQLPLRTLQRRKKEGVLHPDESDRLLRAARVFAHVVALFDGNYIIAREWFAKPLQALGGSSPLEFASTELGAREVEIIIGRLEHGIPL
- a CDS encoding thiolase domain-containing protein (Catalyzes the synthesis of acetoacetyl coenzyme A from two molecules of acetyl coenzyme A. It can also act as a thiolase, catalyzing the reverse reaction and generating two-carbon units from the four-carbon product of fatty acid oxidation) codes for the protein MIKFSKQQLKIPQMSKDVYLVTGGMSKFDRAIPEKRTEELVIDSFIEAAEFINKTPEELKKYIHSCYYGHFADHFGDQLLGESVIHDRLGLDPLGNIGVKTGGATGGSTIWEAYKAVASGYSDTALAMGWERMDEVPTDEGNHLIASAADKDWETPMGHIYTGYYAVMAQKYWQVFGKQEDSFRRTLAEIAVKNKGYARMNPHAQSPMKITVEDVLNSPIVANPLRALDCCLMSVGASCVILADKKTAYELTDNPLLIYSSAGTHTLRVADRRDMDIPLLPNETADQYKDLGKRFPGGDRYPGFTGFLAARMAAYYAYGMAGIVDPMEDLDLVELHDAFTISDIQTYEDIGIKPYGEGRKYVESGECYHTNPLTGKPGKLPANLSGGLIGNMHAVGATGIMQVVEIAQHLWGRWAEMHGDEAKWKRFNRTKPDDWTDLQVKGAKRALAISHAGVGSHVTATVLVHPDHRLERKG
- a CDS encoding BamA/TamA family outer membrane protein codes for the protein MSRKILLVLLILSVAFTFGQEAKTGWGFGGVPAVAYNSDTGFLYGIVFEAYNYGDGSHSPDYDYTIKPTWTRTTKGSGANELFFDSKYLLPHDIRITAYAGYLTEQALPFYGFNGYEANYIPGFEVGDSSNYKTRMYYRHERNTLRLTADFQKSVLSENLRAIAGFGYISSEVAPVDIDVLNEDQEDADKLPDVPALYDEYVTAGYIGVEEADGGLTPYIKLGLVYDTRDNEPNPMSGIWTEALFTTYPGFLGSDFDFSTLTATHRQYFTLMENDLSFAYRLGYQQNFGDIPFFMLPYYQSSYKVTEGLGGSKSLRGILKNRIVGNAIVMANMEVRWKFFRTVVGGQNLYLALNGFGDFGQVITPYEVDGQTLPMAADEGLHVAFGGGLRIVLNENFIIAVDQGYASEPQDGTSGLYIGLGYLY